A stretch of Pseudoclavibacter chungangensis DNA encodes these proteins:
- a CDS encoding DsbA family oxidoreductase, whose translation MRIEIWADVVCPWCGIMNERLNRALARFGHDDEVEVVHHAFRLSPELPEDHGFAVTERMTANGRMSEADAVAASTRIEDIAHEDGIERYHVADGSTGNTMRMLEVLAFAASRGIDRAAWDAAFHAHFGTRRDIWNPEALADFADSIGVNGDEALFALHTRRFAEQIEADQARAVALGAQGVPFVVVDGRYGISGVQSVDTLVDVFERALAAEDDIEAVSA comes from the coding sequence GTGCGGATCGAGATCTGGGCCGATGTCGTGTGCCCCTGGTGCGGCATCATGAACGAACGACTGAATCGCGCGCTCGCCCGGTTCGGGCACGACGACGAGGTGGAGGTCGTCCACCACGCGTTCCGGCTCTCGCCGGAGTTGCCGGAGGACCACGGCTTCGCGGTGACCGAGCGCATGACCGCGAACGGACGCATGAGCGAGGCGGATGCCGTCGCGGCCTCGACGCGCATCGAGGACATCGCGCACGAGGACGGCATCGAGCGGTACCACGTCGCCGACGGCTCGACCGGGAACACGATGCGCATGCTCGAGGTGCTCGCGTTCGCGGCGTCCCGCGGCATCGATCGCGCCGCGTGGGACGCCGCGTTCCACGCGCACTTCGGAACGCGACGAGACATCTGGAACCCGGAGGCGCTCGCCGACTTCGCCGATTCGATCGGCGTCAACGGCGACGAGGCGCTCTTCGCGCTCCACACCCGCCGCTTCGCCGAGCAGATCGAGGCGGATCAGGCCAGGGCGGTCGCGCTCGGCGCGCAGGGGGTGCCGTTCGTCGTCGTCGACGGCCGGTACGGGATCTCGGGCGTCCAGTCGGTCGACACGCTCGTCGACGTGTTCGAACGCGCCCTGGCGGCCGAGGACGACATCGAGGCGGTGAGTGCATGA